Proteins encoded within one genomic window of Girardinichthys multiradiatus isolate DD_20200921_A chromosome 21, DD_fGirMul_XY1, whole genome shotgun sequence:
- the eif1axb gene encoding eukaryotic translation initiation factor 1A X-linked b yields the protein MPKNKGKGGKNRRRGKNENESEKRELVFKEDGQEYAQVIKMLGNGRLEAMCFDGTKRLCHIRGKLRKKVWINTSDIILVGLRDYQDNKADVILKYNADEARSLKAYGELPEHAKINETDTFGPGDDDEIQFDDIGDDDEDIDDI from the exons ATGCCCAAAAATAAAG GTAAGGGAGGAAAGAACCGGCGACGTGGAAAGAACGAGAATGAGTCTgagaagagagagctggtgttcAAAGAGGACGGTCAGG AGTACGCTCAGGTGATTAAGATGTTGGGGAATGGCCGCCTGGAGGCCATGTGCTTCGACGGAACCAAGCGGCTCTGTCACATCAGAGGAAAGCTCCGGAAAAAG GTTTGGATAAACACGTCGGACATCATCCTGGTGGGCCTGAGGGATTACCAG GATAACAAGGCCGACGTGATCCTGAAGTACAACGCAGACGAGGCTCGGAGTTTGAAAGCTTACGGAGAGCTTCCAGAACACG CTAAAATCAACGAGACGGACACCTTCGGACCCGGAGACGACGACGAGATCCAGTTCGATGACATCGGTGACGATGATGAAGATATCGATGAT ATCTAA